CCCCCGCGCCGTCCCCGACCGCGCCCGGCGCCGCGCACCCCCACGACGCCCCGGTGACCCCGTGAGGAACGAGATCCGTCGGCTGCGCGAGGAGGCCGGGCTCTCGCAGGCCGCGCTCGCCGAGGCCCTCCGCGTGTCCCGCCAGACCGTCAACTCGCTCGAGACCGGGCGCTACGACCCGTCGCTGCCGCTCGCGTTCGCCGTCGCCCGCTACTTCCGCACCACGATCGAGGAGATCTTCCATGACGAGGCGTGACCGCACCCCGGCGCAGCAGCGCAACGCGTGGCTGCTCGGCCTGCTCTCGGGGGCCGTCGCGATGGTCGCCCTCTACGCGCTGCTCGCCGGACGGGCACCGGGCGACGCCGCGGAGGGAGCGCTCGCGGGCGGCGGGCTCGTCCTCCTCGCGGCGTGCGTCGCGCGCTGGCGCACCGTGCGGCGTGCGCGCACGGCGGGCACCGCCGCCCGGATCGGCGGCGGCGCGTTCGACGAGCGCGACGACCACGTCCTGACCCGCACCCTCGCGGTCGTCGGGACGGTCGCGATCGTCGCGAGCGGGCTCGCGTCCGCGGCGGTCCTGGTCGGCGTCGACGCGACGGTCGTGGTCGGGGCGCTGCCCTTCGTGCTGCTGGCCACGCTGGGGATCACGTTCGTCGTGGTCGACCGCCGGACCTGAGCAGCGGCGCGATCAGCCCACGCGGGCCGGGCTCGCCCAGCCGAGCGCGGTGTCGACGAGCTCCACGCGGCGCAGGCTCGGCAGGTCGTCCAGCGGGATCCACTCCGCGCGGTCGACCGGCCCCTGCACCTCGTGCCGCAGCAGCCCGCCCACGACGCGCCCGGTGTACACGATCCGGAGCAGGTGCAGGTCGAGCGGCGCGGGCCGCGGGGGCGCGACCTGCGCCCCGGTGCGCAGCGAGTCCACGCCCAGCAGGTCACCGAGCTCGACGACGAGACCGGTCTCCTGGAGCACCTCGCGCCGCGCGCCGTCGTCCGGCGGCTCACCGAACACGAGCCCCCCGCCCGGCAGGGTCCACGCGGAGCCCGCGGCGCCGTTCCACCGCATGAGCAGCACACGACCGGCGTCGACGCACAGCGCGTAGGCCGAGACCCGGGTCAGGCGCTCCGTCGCGCCGCCTCCCCGCGGGACCCTCATCGGCCGGCTCCGGCCGCGACACGGCGCGGCCGTCCGGGGCGGGCTGAGCGGTGCGCGTGCGGAAGGTGCACGTCCGCCGTCATGGGGCCTCCTGGTGATCCGCCCCCCGACGACGCGCCACGGTACCCGGGGCGGGTCGAGCGGGCAACGCGACGCCCGACCCCTCGCGCGGCCGCCCCGGCGCACGGGCCCGGCCCGGGCTGCTCCTCGAGGGCTCGGCGGAGCACGTCCCTCAGCCGCACATCGGGTCGTCGGGGTCGACGCCCGACTGCGTGGTGACCTCGGGCGCGGGGACCGGCGGCTCGGCGCCGGTGCCGGCGTCGGGCTCCGCCTGGCCCGTCCCGTCAGCCGGCGAGCCCGTCCCGTCGTCCGGCGTGCCCGCCGCGGCGTCCGGAGTGCCCGTCGCGGGATCGACCTGCTCGCCGGTGCCTGCCGCGGCGCCCCCCTCCGGGACCACCGGGGTCGCGGGGTCGACGAGCGGCAGGTCCAGCAGGAGCCGCTGCCACACGAGGTCCGCGTCGGGCGTCCAGACCAGGTTCCCGTCGGAGGTGCCGTTGGGGACGGTCGCGAACGTGACCGCGGACGGCTCGAGCTCGCGCAGCGAGAGCGCGAGCCCCACGAGGTTGTCGGGCGCCCCGAGCTGGTCCGACGCGGTCAGCGAGCGGGTCGCCGCGTCGAGGAACCCGTAGACGCTCCGCGGGCTCGTCAGCACCTCGGCGGAGAGGACCTTGCGGGTCATCGCGCCGACGAACTTCTGCTGGCGCGGGATGCGCTGGGTGTCGGAGTTGTCGGACCCGGTGACGTACCGCGCGCGCACGTAGTCGAGCGCCTGCTGCCCCGCGAGATCGTGCCAGCCGGCCGCGAGGTCGAGCTCGGTGTTCCCCTTGGTGTCGCGGATCGCGCGCGGCACGCACACGCGCACCCCGCCGATCGCGTCGACCATCCCCTGGAAGCCCGCGAAGTCGACGAGGAGGAACTCGGACATCGTGAGCCCCGTGTTCTCCGCGATCGTCGAGAGCGTGCACGCGGCCGCGAGCCCGACGTCGCCGGTGTCCGCGCCGGTCGCGAACGCGGAGTTGAACTTGTCGGTGCGCGGCCGGGACATCGGCCCGTCGGGGTCGCGGTCGAGGTGGCACGCCGGGATCCGCACGTAGGAGTCGCGCGGGATCGACACGACCTCGACCCGGGTCCGGTCCGCGGAGACCTGCACGATCATCGTCGTGTCCGAGCGCATCCCGTCGTCCGCCCCACCGATGTCCGCGTTGACGCCGCTGCGGTCGTCGGACCCCATCGCGACGAACCGCACCGGCTGCCCCGCCCAGGAGTCGCCCGGCGGGGGCGGCTCGGTCGGGCTCGCCGACGGGGCGGCGACCAGGTGGGAGATGTCCTCGACGCG
The Cellulomonas sp. NS3 DNA segment above includes these coding regions:
- a CDS encoding NUDIX domain-containing protein: MRVPRGGGATERLTRVSAYALCVDAGRVLLMRWNGAAGSAWTLPGGGLVFGEPPDDGARREVLQETGLVVELGDLLGVDSLRTGAQVAPPRPAPLDLHLLRIVYTGRVVGGLLRHEVQGPVDRAEWIPLDDLPSLRRVELVDTALGWASPARVG
- a CDS encoding helix-turn-helix transcriptional regulator translates to MRNEIRRLREEAGLSQAALAEALRVSRQTVNSLETGRYDPSLPLAFAVARYFRTTIEEIFHDEA
- a CDS encoding LCP family protein; amino-acid sequence: MSRARRAAPQGAPPAPPRHAASHGQRVPVGRVVALVTVAVLAFGGSAAALAAVRLNGNVERVEDISHLVAAPSASPTEPPPPGDSWAGQPVRFVAMGSDDRSGVNADIGGADDGMRSDTTMIVQVSADRTRVEVVSIPRDSYVRIPACHLDRDPDGPMSRPRTDKFNSAFATGADTGDVGLAAACTLSTIAENTGLTMSEFLLVDFAGFQGMVDAIGGVRVCVPRAIRDTKGNTELDLAAGWHDLAGQQALDYVRARYVTGSDNSDTQRIPRQQKFVGAMTRKVLSAEVLTSPRSVYGFLDAATRSLTASDQLGAPDNLVGLALSLRELEPSAVTFATVPNGTSDGNLVWTPDADLVWQRLLLDLPLVDPATPVVPEGGAAAGTGEQVDPATGTPDAAAGTPDDGTGSPADGTGQAEPDAGTGAEPPVPAPEVTTQSGVDPDDPMCG